Proteins encoded within one genomic window of Sulfolobales archaeon:
- a CDS encoding ATPase domain-containing protein — translation MMSFESLFGLASLDSCIKTSSRNHLVFIVGSSGSGKSLLIKNSVAVHLRSGRGAIAVLLDEDMESFLDGLTQIIPSKIVLEALSSRKLRIVDTLSSRGGYTTMKKEEWDLRTANPSNPTSIVDVVRIMLEEMRSSNIETVVIIDSLNEIFTSSDPVRTAEFVKTVKSLFTRFFKVLTLITLHTDSEAIANWFSDYTYLADGLIIMGVAEDPRGGSYRFFQVRKFRGTEHCTERIVYRVESGRIM, via the coding sequence ATGATGTCATTCGAATCATTATTTGGACTTGCCAGTCTAGATAGTTGTATTAAAACCTCTTCTAGAAATCACTTGGTTTTCATAGTAGGATCCTCTGGATCTGGTAAATCTCTTCTAATTAAGAACTCCGTGGCAGTTCATCTGAGAAGCGGTAGAGGTGCTATAGCTGTTTTACTAGATGAAGACATGGAATCTTTTCTAGACGGGCTTACTCAGATCATTCCTTCTAAAATAGTTCTAGAAGCTCTTAGCAGTAGAAAACTGAGAATAGTAGATACATTATCATCTAGAGGAGGATATACTACGATGAAGAAAGAAGAGTGGGATCTAAGAACCGCTAATCCTTCTAATCCTACGAGCATAGTAGATGTTGTGAGAATAATGCTTGAAGAAATGAGATCCTCTAATATTGAAACAGTTGTCATCATAGATTCTCTAAATGAAATATTTACATCAAGCGATCCTGTTAGAACGGCTGAGTTCGTTAAAACAGTTAAATCTCTCTTCACAAGATTCTTCAAAGTACTAACACTCATAACACTACACACAGATTCGGAAGCTATAGCAAACTGGTTCAGCGACTACACCTATCTCGCAGATGGATTAATAATTATGGGAGTAGCAGAGGATCCCAGAGGTGGCTCATATAGATTCTTCCAAGTGAGAAAATTCAGAGGCACAGAACATTGTACTGAAAGAATTGTATATAGAGTTGAATCAGGAAGAATCATGTGA
- a CDS encoding TIGR00296 family protein has product MSIFIGRYNAENMVKPEDIDEEIAKILIIMARNAIEYYLDHEETPSEPPDTIEKYPVLKKNSAVFITLEKISGGVRELRGCIGFVLPHMPLWRAVIESAISSAFKDPRFDPVEKSELEEIVVEISILGMPERVRKPLEEVTIGRDGLYMVKKLFSGILLPQVPVDYCWDVETFLAETCIKAGLEPSCWLDEDTEIYRIPGRIYIEETPRGRVIMRDLVKEYMDKCGAINV; this is encoded by the coding sequence ATGAGTATTTTTATAGGAAGATATAATGCCGAGAATATGGTCAAGCCGGAGGATATAGATGAAGAAATTGCGAAAATTTTAATTATTATGGCTAGAAATGCTATAGAGTACTATCTAGATCATGAGGAGACTCCTTCAGAACCTCCTGATACTATAGAGAAATATCCTGTTCTGAAGAAGAATAGCGCTGTATTCATAACTCTAGAGAAGATCTCAGGAGGAGTAAGAGAGCTGAGAGGATGTATAGGATTTGTGCTTCCCCACATGCCTTTATGGAGAGCTGTGATAGAATCTGCGATATCATCCGCATTCAAAGACCCTAGATTTGATCCTGTTGAGAAATCCGAGTTAGAAGAAATAGTTGTAGAAATATCCATACTGGGCATGCCTGAGAGAGTGAGAAAACCACTTGAAGAAGTAACTATAGGCAGAGACGGTCTTTATATGGTTAAGAAGCTATTCAGTGGAATACTGCTTCCTCAGGTTCCAGTTGATTATTGTTGGGATGTGGAGACTTTTCTCGCGGAGACATGTATAAAAGCTGGGCTTGAGCCTTCTTGCTGGCTTGATGAGGATACAGAGATCTATAGGATTCCAGGAAGGATCTATATAGAAGAAACTCCTAGAGGAAGAGTTATAATGAGAGATCTTGTGAAAGAATATATGGATAAATGTGGCGCTATCAATGTATAA
- a CDS encoding peptide-N4-asparagine amidase, whose translation MKEVYTILRRIIVLAVFLIILIPSTLNAESVSIVYRNPREFSSYWSFEPFKPLPPRDVEPVVVKIFENREFATTGYTPISTVIDIPPGSYGRAILNVSLRLTDRQYDRILWIFANGIPIWWGSTVQRLNSTAEADVTLFLNLFRGRVNFSMVLANWVVPNIAPGVFIVNVTLYLYPGPTPRWVPTDYIPLFRDPDGNSLAEFTPDRTTINTSVSLPEGSYRVAAYLFTKPGRLDEFFYANIPSVRDILVYYNERLSGVFHVFPVIYTGGIFPLYWRPMTSVNTHYTKSPEIIDLTPNLVDGLNANLSLRIVGVKEASYRASSPYFSVIIGGALLVWRDPSVRIFGGSLISSEAWYNTSRSIIDVGDRSYYTEVARYRISYTARLNTSSGILNISTLSTGYTISTILSGSDFTNLTLLQSFINYATSPGSGSIERFLERQIGTWYIDLRSIYKEILVSPTREIPYEEDLVETDLITVTQTTMMRFRVGDDCYREDISESVYVEGSFSVRLRVIDPHGGAVIIGLSSAQSTTRKTLDATILYNFQGYRERFNIVTEASLAKIFGDFKEFYIEYMLVP comes from the coding sequence ATGAAAGAGGTCTATACAATCCTTAGAAGAATAATAGTCCTAGCAGTATTTCTAATAATTCTAATACCTTCAACACTTAATGCCGAGAGCGTGAGCATAGTATACAGAAATCCTAGAGAGTTTTCCTCATACTGGTCTTTCGAACCTTTCAAACCACTACCACCTCGAGATGTGGAGCCTGTCGTGGTTAAGATATTCGAGAACAGAGAGTTTGCGACCACAGGATATACTCCTATAAGTACTGTGATTGACATACCTCCGGGAAGCTATGGCAGAGCTATTCTCAATGTAAGTCTGAGACTTACAGATAGACAGTACGATAGAATACTCTGGATCTTTGCAAACGGCATTCCCATATGGTGGGGATCTACAGTGCAGAGACTCAACTCAACAGCTGAAGCTGATGTCACTCTCTTCCTGAATCTCTTTAGAGGTCGTGTCAACTTCAGCATGGTTCTAGCCAACTGGGTTGTTCCAAATATTGCTCCAGGAGTATTCATTGTCAATGTAACCCTCTACCTCTACCCAGGTCCCACACCTAGATGGGTTCCAACAGATTACATACCATTATTTAGAGATCCTGATGGAAATTCACTCGCCGAATTCACCCCAGATAGAACTACTATAAACACCTCAGTATCACTTCCAGAGGGGAGCTACAGAGTTGCGGCATACCTCTTCACAAAACCTGGAAGACTTGATGAGTTCTTCTACGCCAACATACCATCGGTTAGAGACATACTAGTATACTATAATGAAAGGCTTTCAGGAGTTTTCCACGTGTTCCCAGTAATATACACAGGAGGAATATTCCCACTATACTGGAGACCTATGACTTCTGTGAATACCCACTATACTAAAAGTCCTGAGATAATAGATCTCACACCAAATCTAGTAGACGGTTTGAATGCTAATCTAAGCCTTAGAATAGTAGGAGTGAAGGAGGCTAGCTACAGAGCATCAAGCCCTTACTTTAGTGTGATTATTGGAGGAGCTCTACTGGTGTGGAGAGATCCTAGTGTGAGAATATTCGGAGGTTCTCTGATATCTTCAGAAGCTTGGTATAATACTTCTAGAAGTATAATTGATGTAGGAGATAGATCTTATTACACTGAGGTTGCAAGATACAGAATATCATACACAGCAAGACTTAATACAAGTTCAGGTATTCTAAATATATCAACACTATCAACAGGATACACAATCTCCACTATACTCTCAGGAAGTGATTTCACAAATCTAACACTTCTTCAGAGCTTTATAAACTACGCTACAAGCCCTGGATCTGGTTCTATAGAGAGATTTCTCGAGAGGCAGATAGGAACATGGTATATTGATCTGAGAAGCATTTATAAAGAGATCCTCGTATCTCCCACTAGAGAGATACCATATGAAGAAGATCTTGTGGAGACAGATCTTATAACTGTCACCCAGACCACTATGATGAGATTTAGAGTTGGTGATGACTGCTATAGAGAGGATATAAGCGAGAGTGTATATGTTGAAGGAAGTTTCTCGGTAAGACTAAGAGTAATAGATCCTCATGGAGGTGCTGTGATCATAGGACTTTCATCAGCTCAATCAACAACGAGAAAAACTCTTGACGCTACAATACTCTATAATTTCCAGGGTTATAGAGAGAGATTTAACATCGTCACAGAAGCATCTCTGGCAAAGATCTTTGGAGACTTCAAAGAGTTCTATATCGAATACATGTTAGTTCCATAA
- a CDS encoding thiolase family protein — protein sequence MIVRFRNVVVLEALRTPIGRFGKSLKDLHPSILAAELIKEALKRLDLKPEELDLVALGNVVRCGLGQLTAKQALIRAGLPPTIETMNIDMVCSSGMASIEIGALHISHGSARIAVVGGMESMSYTPLILSNRFRWGVQHLTGRSIEIIDSMVYDGLSDPFTGYHMGKIADLFARRRGFTREELDLIAFESHMRAAKARDHGLFKDEIIPLKISIEGTSIELASDEGIRDDTSLEKLSKLKPVFTPEGPHTAGNSSQLSDGASILILADENYAKERGFKAKARILGFSGVDTDPMDFPGAPIPAVLELLKSFSLRVSDIDLFENNEAFAVSTAVFTKDLEVSRDKLNIFGGAIALGHPIGATGARITTTLINALRIRNLRYGVASLCHGLGGATALLIERL from the coding sequence ATGATAGTTAGATTCAGGAATGTAGTTGTTCTAGAAGCTCTGAGAACACCTATAGGCAGGTTTGGTAAGTCTCTGAAGGATCTTCATCCTTCAATTCTTGCGGCAGAACTCATTAAAGAAGCTTTAAAGAGACTAGATCTAAAACCTGAAGAATTAGACCTGGTAGCTCTAGGTAATGTTGTGAGATGCGGTTTAGGACAGCTTACAGCTAAGCAGGCTCTAATAAGGGCAGGACTGCCTCCTACTATTGAGACTATGAATATAGATATGGTATGCTCCTCAGGTATGGCATCTATAGAGATTGGAGCCTTGCACATATCTCACGGATCTGCAAGGATCGCTGTTGTAGGAGGTATGGAGAGCATGAGCTATACACCATTAATTCTCTCGAATAGATTCAGATGGGGTGTTCAACATCTTACGGGAAGAAGTATTGAGATCATAGATTCTATGGTATACGACGGCTTATCAGATCCTTTCACAGGATATCACATGGGCAAGATAGCAGATCTATTTGCCAGAAGAAGAGGCTTCACAAGAGAAGAATTAGATCTCATAGCATTTGAAAGCCATATGAGAGCTGCGAAAGCAAGAGATCATGGATTATTTAAAGATGAGATAATCCCCTTGAAAATATCTATCGAAGGTACTTCTATAGAACTTGCGAGTGATGAAGGTATTAGAGATGATACATCTCTGGAAAAGCTTTCTAAACTAAAACCAGTATTCACACCAGAAGGACCTCATACAGCTGGAAACTCTTCTCAGCTTAGCGACGGAGCTTCAATACTGATCCTAGCAGATGAGAACTATGCTAAGGAGAGAGGTTTCAAGGCTAAGGCCAGGATTCTCGGTTTCTCGGGAGTTGACACAGATCCCATGGATTTTCCAGGAGCTCCGATACCTGCTGTTCTTGAGCTTCTTAAAAGCTTCTCCCTGAGAGTATCAGATATAGATCTTTTTGAGAATAATGAGGCTTTCGCAGTGTCTACAGCTGTATTCACAAAAGATCTCGAGGTGTCCAGAGATAAACTCAATATATTCGGAGGAGCAATAGCTCTAGGTCATCCTATAGGTGCTACAGGAGCTAGGATAACTACCACGCTTATAAATGCTCTTAGGATTAGAAACCTCAGGTATGGAGTTGCATCATTATGTCATGGACTTGGAGGTGCTACAGCTCTTCTAATAGAGAGGTTGTAG
- a CDS encoding valine--tRNA ligase — protein MDKTGLQPRIKETRWRIDLEVEILKEWEREGLYNHEIYGDPEKIIVVDTPPPYPSGRWHVGAAAHYAHIDMIVRYLRMKGFRVLAPWYADRNGLPVEILVERVRGVNPHEMAQTPEGRERFLEMCREELDKIEGELVNIWRRLGCSFEYWRSGTDSPEYRMITQTTFLDLFKRGLIYEAERPVYWCPRCRTTLAEAELEYTPQDLKLYYIKIEISDGSEKIIATTRPELLGAMVALAYNPKDERYKGLAGLKGVVPIYRYEVPIIELDDVDPSFGTGFMMISSYGDIRDVRVVRELGLKPRVIIDKNGLMNELAGPLKGLSISEARDKIVSMLREEGYIVREEVLRGRDIPVCWRCKTPIEIVHSREFFLKQLEFSKDLLKIIDMIEFYPSFHKKKLVEWIQSLRMDWPISKTRYYATEIPLWRCSSCGGYIAPEPGRYYRPWKEPPPVDRCPYCGASREKIYGENRVFDTWFDSSISALYASKWLRDRKFYEKASEFIIRPQGYDIIRTWLYYSILRIYQITGKPAFKVVRISGMGLDEKGEAMHKSKGNIIDPEPIIEKYGADAIRFWAASSAKLGYDYRYNESIIRTGSLFITKIFNIARFISFFDKPSRDEVRLREIDKALLKKLNKVIRECENSFREYDVFNAIHSVYNFTWDIFASNYIEMIKGRAYNNDKKYSLEEQKAAWYVLHETLSIILRLLAPIMPFVTDYLWRRIYGSRSIHLERFPQPIADYDSFNEKTLDLAVELNSILWKYKKRSGVKLSQPLDRVVYISDPEAISIVEELRDLHKIKEIRIGEPENLEKFENLGRGVFIERKTI, from the coding sequence GTGGATAAGACCGGTCTACAACCACGTATTAAAGAGACTAGGTGGAGAATAGATCTTGAGGTAGAGATATTAAAAGAATGGGAGAGAGAAGGACTTTATAATCATGAGATCTATGGAGATCCCGAGAAGATTATAGTTGTAGACACACCCCCACCATATCCTTCGGGTAGATGGCATGTAGGAGCTGCAGCACATTATGCTCATATAGATATGATCGTGAGATATCTAAGAATGAAAGGCTTCAGAGTTCTAGCTCCATGGTATGCTGATAGGAATGGTCTTCCAGTAGAGATACTTGTTGAGAGAGTCAGAGGTGTTAATCCTCATGAGATGGCTCAAACACCTGAGGGTAGAGAGAGATTTCTAGAGATGTGTAGAGAGGAGCTTGATAAAATAGAAGGAGAGCTTGTGAACATATGGAGAAGACTTGGATGTTCTTTCGAGTACTGGAGGAGTGGAACTGATAGTCCTGAGTATAGAATGATTACTCAAACAACATTTCTAGATCTCTTTAAGAGAGGATTGATCTATGAGGCTGAAAGACCTGTCTACTGGTGCCCCAGATGCAGAACAACATTAGCTGAAGCAGAGTTAGAATATACACCTCAGGATCTGAAGCTCTACTATATTAAAATAGAGATCTCAGACGGTTCAGAGAAGATTATAGCAACTACAAGACCAGAGCTTTTAGGTGCAATGGTTGCTCTAGCATACAATCCTAAGGATGAGAGATATAAGGGCTTAGCAGGATTAAAAGGTGTTGTTCCCATATACAGGTATGAGGTTCCTATAATAGAACTCGACGATGTAGATCCTAGTTTTGGAACAGGTTTCATGATGATATCAAGCTATGGAGATATAAGAGATGTTAGAGTTGTGAGAGAGCTAGGTCTCAAACCAAGAGTTATAATAGACAAGAACGGTCTTATGAACGAGCTTGCAGGACCTTTGAAAGGTCTTTCAATTTCAGAGGCTAGAGATAAGATCGTGAGCATGCTCAGAGAAGAAGGTTATATAGTTAGAGAGGAGGTTCTAAGAGGAAGAGATATTCCAGTATGCTGGAGATGCAAGACTCCTATAGAGATAGTACATTCAAGAGAATTCTTCTTAAAGCAGTTAGAGTTTTCAAAGGATCTTCTAAAGATAATAGATATGATAGAATTCTACCCTAGCTTTCATAAGAAGAAGCTCGTGGAATGGATACAGAGTCTTAGAATGGACTGGCCCATATCAAAGACCAGATACTACGCAACAGAAATACCTCTTTGGAGATGCAGCAGCTGCGGAGGTTATATAGCTCCAGAGCCGGGAAGATACTACAGACCTTGGAAAGAACCTCCTCCCGTTGATAGATGTCCTTATTGTGGAGCTTCTAGAGAGAAGATCTATGGAGAGAATAGAGTTTTCGATACATGGTTTGATTCAAGTATTTCAGCACTTTACGCGAGTAAATGGCTTAGAGATAGAAAATTCTATGAGAAAGCATCTGAATTTATAATAAGACCTCAGGGGTATGATATTATAAGAACATGGCTTTACTACTCTATACTAAGAATCTACCAGATCACAGGAAAACCAGCGTTCAAGGTTGTAAGAATCAGCGGCATGGGCTTAGACGAGAAAGGTGAGGCTATGCATAAGAGCAAGGGTAATATAATAGATCCAGAGCCTATCATAGAAAAATACGGAGCTGATGCGATAAGGTTCTGGGCAGCTTCATCGGCTAAGCTAGGTTATGACTACAGATACAATGAATCTATTATAAGAACAGGATCTCTATTTATCACAAAGATATTCAATATAGCTAGATTTATATCATTCTTCGACAAACCCTCTAGAGATGAGGTGAGACTGAGAGAGATAGATAAAGCACTTCTAAAGAAGCTCAACAAGGTAATAAGAGAGTGTGAAAACAGTTTTAGAGAGTATGATGTGTTTAATGCGATTCATAGTGTGTATAACTTCACGTGGGATATCTTTGCGAGCAACTACATAGAGATGATCAAAGGTAGAGCTTATAACAATGATAAGAAGTATAGTCTAGAAGAACAGAAGGCTGCATGGTATGTTCTTCACGAGACATTATCGATAATACTAAGACTTCTAGCTCCTATAATGCCTTTCGTAACAGATTATCTCTGGAGAAGAATATATGGATCTAGGAGTATTCATCTAGAGAGATTTCCACAACCTATAGCAGATTATGATTCATTCAACGAAAAAACACTCGATCTAGCGGTTGAACTTAATAGCATACTATGGAAGTATAAGAAGAGATCTGGCGTGAAACTCTCACAGCCACTAGATAGAGTAGTTTACATAAGCGATCCAGAAGCTATAAGTATTGTAGAAGAGTTGAGAGATCTTCATAAGATAAAAGAGATCAGAATAGGAGAACCTGAGAATCTCGAGAAATTTGAGAACTTAGGCAGAGGAGTTTTCATAGAGAGAAAAACTATATAA